From the Choloepus didactylus isolate mChoDid1 chromosome 22, mChoDid1.pri, whole genome shotgun sequence genome, one window contains:
- the LOC119518818 gene encoding 60S ribosomal protein L23a-like yields the protein MAPKAQKEASAPPKTKAKAKALKTKKAVVKGVHSQKKKKICTSPTFRWPKTLRLRRQPKYPRRSAPRRNNLDHCAIIKLPLTSESAMKKIDDNNTVVFIVDVKANKHQVNQAVKKFYDIDVAKVNTLIRPDGEKKAYVRLAPDYDALDVANKIGII from the coding sequence ATGGCGCCGAAAGCGCAGAAGGAAGCCTCTGCCCCTCCCAAAACCAAAGCtaaagcaaaggctttgaaaaccAAGAAGGCAGTAGTGAAAGGTGTCCAcagccagaagaaaaagaagatctgCACTTCACCTACATTCCGGTGGCCCAAGACACTGCGTCTCAGaagacaacccaaatatcctCGGAGGAGCGCCCCCAGGAGAAACAATCTTGACCACTGTGCCATCATCAAGCTCCCTCTGACCTCTGAGTCAGCCATGAAGAAGATTGACGACAACAACACAGTTGTGTTCATTGTGGATGTCAAAGCCAACAAACACCAGGTCAATCAGGCTGTGAAGAAGTTCTATGACATTGATGTGGCAAAGGTCAACACCCTGATCAGgcctgatggagagaagaaggcatatgttcgactggctcctgactatgatgctttggatgttgccaataaaattgggatcatctaa